The Branchiostoma floridae strain S238N-H82 chromosome 1, Bfl_VNyyK, whole genome shotgun sequence sequence CTTTTGAGGCTTGCAGGAGTCAACAAAGTCAAAATGCCACCCTGAAGGGTGCAATTACAATGCCTTTGATAAATCATCCAGGGAACTACAGTACAATACATAGACTTGAAACTGCTATATTTCAAGATTAAAAGGTGACAGGCTAGCGGCATGTTTACGACTATGTTCAAATACCCTTACCACCTTCTGCTGTTCTGCCAACAACATAGTCACTCCAGCCTGACTGCCCAATGTCATTCTTCAGAGCAACATGGATGGTGTAAGATGTGTACGGCTTCAGGTTGTATATGACAACACTGTTAGGAGAGCTGGTTTCTACTTTTGTCCTGTTCCATTGCAAAGAACCATCCGGGCCCTTGTTACTGGTTTCTGCAAACTGGAATAAAAGGACAGAAGCTGATAAGCTTTGAGTTGACCTGTatcaaaaaggaaacaaattctATGGAAACAGAGATCGCAAACGATGGGGCACCATTCTGCAACTTTCTGATAAAAACAGTAAAACAACTACAAAAAGGtgttgactactagtattcacaCAAAATTTACGAAGTTCATACAAAtcttacaaaacacactcaaaTCACATACATACCAATCAAAAGCACAAGAAGCACTTTTCAAAATGAAGGTAAACGCACATGCTACGTTACATGTGCAGTCATGCAAACCTGGCAACCAATGCGTTGGGAGAAGATATGTTTCTACGCACGAAATTTTAACTATTAAGCATTGAATGGTTGTATACCATCATTAAGATATTAGCCTATAAGATACTCTTTTGCTTCACTTTGGtcgacatacaatgtacagccTATATCTCTGTAGACAAACTGACCAATGGTGTACATAAATCACACGGAAAAAAGTTTAGCTGTGGGTCAACACATCTTGAGCAATGTTACTTGTAAGAGTTACCTCTACAATGGCCTGAGTGACAGGTGAGTAACCATCATGGCTGAGGTACCAGGACACCCTCAGACTGGTGGAGGTGGCATCAGATACAGCTAAGCTGGTTGGCACAGATGGAGCCACTGAACAAAGAAGCACATGAAACAGTGTATAATAGCTGCCATCAGACGCAAATTCATGAGTATCTGCGTATCTTTTCCATGAGGCATAGAGAGCTATCTTAATTCATTGTTAATCTTAGCAagtaaaatttataatttaaaCACAAAGCTTTACCTTTATTACTGTTTTacattaacatctattatcataataccggtacgtttacgacgatttctctagccatactgatttgacaaattgtcaacgcatcattttctccagttacatgttgctgttataggttacccttgccacttgttctgtgtaacttttctgccactcttgtcctgctaaaagcgtaatattgtaattgtaacacgccgcggaattacacggcgaacgggcgcgtggttgggagggggtaaaaaaataccggtaggaagaaacacggcacaattaactgccgctatgtacatttatacatcctctgatgttccttccttttctgtcagtaaatgcataaaacataaacctgcatgagcatacaaaatgtcatgagaaaacggacgtatactgtcaacaattttcatttaacttctgtccgtcacaaccgctatgacgtaacacttcactgctagcttacatataaaaatggcgggaaaatggctgcgtacgttcaattttgcccattcagtcgtagatccgggctattatgcaacggttcttcacacttttacatgagttgtaggtcaccaacagaaattcaagattgtgattgaatcatgttcgtcttgtgccgtgagcatgtgtaattatgatctataaatttggcaatgaatgtgacagtgtgttcgtcccacgacgagctgcctaccccgaaaaagatactgaaaacttttggccttgttgtcttcgaatgcattgttatagatgctttgtaaatgatgtattggacacctagatgtctgaagtgtgcacagctcagaaataactattgttgaatgtgtagatctctttaagttccagtatttttaatctaccggtataagtcttactaccggtattatgccaatgcatgttactacTTTATTCTTGTGTAAATAGTCTCTATGGAGCATATTGTTCTGCAGAATCGACAAGCATTACTGAAAAATTCTGTGTATCACACAGTCAACTACCAGATTGTCACATTGAAACATCTTGTTATGTCTAGTTTTACCAAAAATCTCAAATCAAATATATTGaatatacatacaatgtacatgtaggacctGGTACATGTCATATTTACCTATAATGTTGACAGTTGAGAACTGAGAAGGAGTTCTTCCATTTCTGTTTTCAGCAACACATCTGATCCTAGTCCTGGTTGTCACACCTACATAGGGCCATACCCAAGATATGTAAGGGAAATGACTTTCTCACACTCATAATCACTAGAAAAATGATATAAGCATACAAATTAGTAACAAAGGCAGAAAAATGACATCATACAGTCATACAGTCAACAAGCTTTGGCTGTATTTGTAGATCACCAGAAGCTTcccatatttcaaaattggcGGAGTGTCAAGCatattttttcatgaaaatataCCATATCATCACATTATATGGGTTTGGTGACCTGTGAACATTGACGGACTGCTAGAAATAGCAAGTTGATTGAGAGAACATCAGGTGGTTCACTGTAAAAAACATGCACATGGACTTGTCAGCTGATCCATCTATCCTGCTGTGTGACAGGGATATTAGAATGGCTATATAGACAGAAGCAAAACTCACCAGTAAAAGAATAAGTAGATGGAGAGGGCAGAGCAGTGGCAACAACCTGCCCATCCTTGTACCAGGTGATGGTGACTGGCTCAGGGGGCCCCACCCCCTCACACTGCAGGCTGAACGGAGTATTTGGGGTCACATTCAGGGACCTCGGATTATTGATAATAGTTGGAAGACCTGAAACAGGAAGCAATGAAAAGGAATTAATCTGTTAACTGCCACACTGACCTAATTATAAtttatacggatgacatccatgtgtgcattctttatttgcacataacAAAACTATAACAAAAAGTTTACATAAGTAGATAAAAGTGCCGGAAGAGGGGAGAATCCTGCCTGGTTGCATCATTTCCCTTCCATCTGACAAGAACACTAAAATTTTCTCCTTGCTGCAAAATAAATCACCAAAAACTTCAGTATCATTTTCTGTCACTGTTTTTTGGTggtcagaggatgtcatccacataattaGTCAGTATGACCCAAGAAACATTGCTTACAGTGAAAGGTATGCCTTTATCACCAAAAAGGCAGTGTTTCATAAGCAAACTGTACTATTGTATATCAAGAAATATAGATAagaaattttcagtcataatttggTACAGAGAATGATGTAAAAAGATCAACTTTTTGGCTTTACACTCAAGTAACGTTATAGATCAACAGATATCCTCTGCTTTGTTATACTGTGATGTTGTTGCATAACCAACAGGATGTAAATCCCTGCCTTGCTGGGTAGATTCTAGAGAGACTTGGGAGCATGCCAACTTCCTTGACAATGCCTAGAATATCATGATCACTTGCCTGAATAAGTTATCTTTTATTCAGGAACTAGCAGTTTCTCATAGTCAGCGTTTGCAGCAGCAATGCTGATAAAGCCACAGTTGCATTTGTCTTTGTTGCTAACTCGTGATGAAGGCTATTCCATGTAAATGTTCAAAGAGTCATCTCGGATATATCAAAAGCCAAAGTTGAGGTAAAAAACATTAAAGCCCTAACATGTTCATTACCACACTATCCCATGCTGTAAAAATACACTGTAATAAACATCATCCTGAAAAGTGCTAATaatatattaataataataatacacaatgAATAATTATATATAAGACAAATCCTGACTGTTTACAACAATTAGCAGTTTAACAAATGATAGCTTGGCAATTAGAAGTTTGACAAATAACAGAGTAATGTAGCtgcatttttgtcaaacatttgcatttctatgccctttttgccttgccgccggcaaggctttacgccagctttcttccacggatccatggatggacggacctgttaacccagcccttccaaagccccttccaaatgcccttctttccttgccgagtttcatggcttagttcgacaatggtacattccaggcgagtattaaaacgctcttctagacgcatgttactgtatgtggtccagcgtaataaatctacgctttaactcaccatgtttatataaatatatatcacaaattgcaccagaaggaacttagtttgtaataaaaaataatgcatattcattgtgggtcaaaaagttttacaaaacctgtttaatgtgccaataattcatctgacataaattatgataatgaggggggaggggggcgacatgtggaactctggatttttaagcgtagaatctagtctaacttaccaaaataacataaaatacgcggcaaggcacagcttttttaaaaagatttcttgtttaaaacACCTCCACAAGTTTGAACCAGGATACTGATTGTCAATCAACTCAGCACAACCACACAacttatgtttgtatgtacagtGGTTAATTACGCCAGACGTAACAGAACTTTATGTTACCAAAAACAACCAGTTGAGCTGTCTCTGAGTAGATGACCACATCCCTGTGCCATGCTTTACATCTGTAGAATCCTCTGTCGGCAATGGTTGTCTGAGAGAAACTGGAAGAATAATAaaaagattactgtaaatgcatttacttttgcagtcgTTTGATTTCCTGGTAGAAGAGAAAGGGAGCTTTTATACTGTCTTAAAtatgcagttgaaacaattctttcTGTATAGtaaaattacaaaaacacacTTGCAGTGACTTTACAGTCTGCTAGAacggcaaaaataaaacaattgtgAACATTGTTATAAATTATGTAtatcaatatttacagtatcagCTACGAATCCTCTGACGTATCTTGGTTAACACTAATAAACATTGGCATAAATAATGCTACAGgtgcaaaatgtaaacaaacaccTGATAACTATATATTTATTGCAGACTGTACTGTTAAGGACTTTTATTGGCCTTACTCGAGACTGCTGAGAGTCAATGCTGTAGTGTAGTTGGCAGTATCGACATCATAGTGGTTTCCAGGTGGTAGAACCTCGCCATCTTTCAGCCAGGCTACCTGTGGGTTGACAGAACTGTCCTGTACTCCACAGACGAAGGTGGCCGGGTTACCTGCTGTGACCTCTCTTCTTTGCGGATGTGTTGTGAATTGTAGAGCTGATAAGAAAGCGAACaagaaaatgttaacatttctGGGGCCAGTAGAAATGGGTGGACAACTTAATCGCCCCATTTACACTTGTGGATTTGTGATTAAAGAAATCAAGGGAGATATGGAGAAGATCAAAAGACCCACATGATACATCTAGCTTTAAATGGAGCTCTAATAACCTTTTGGGTATCTACTCACAACTCGAAAAAGCGAGTTTCCTTCAATATGACAAAGTTATATCAAAATTTGCCGTAGGGAGACACAGAAGCTTACCTGCACATTGTGATACTGATAGTAGCACTGCTGTGGTGATCAAGACAGAATGTAGAAACACGGCCATTGCCATGTGCCCTGGGTGTCTTCGTGGCACTGTCCCACAAAAACGACGATCATAACGTCTGTTTCAAAACAACTTTTGTTTCACAAGATAAATCTCAGGAAAACCTTCATGAAGTTCGACGCATACGGACTTGATCTCAGCAAGgtgtttttaacctccttgatctcagcTGCCCTGCCTTTCGGATATCTACCAGATACCGAGATTTACAAAAGACAAAAGAACACAACAACAGCAGTCGCCCGGAGGAAATCGTCTTGTTGTCAAACCCAGAGTGTCAAACCCGTCTTAAATGAAAGAAGTCATGGAAACCGAAACTTCTGAGTTCTCATATGATTTTTCAGCATAAACGCGGTCCTGGTTCCGCCCACTCCGTTCAGGTCTGCAGGTTTTGGGCGTGAGAAGTCGCCGAAGTTTGCAACTGGAGACCGGCAGATCGGCTACTAGAACTAAGTAGCGCCCCGGGGGACACACTCGGGCCCGCGCCTAGTCTGGTAGTCAGCCACGTCAAGCAACAATTATCACAATCCAGCGCGCAATCGGACCGAAAAGTTCACAACTATCCTCCCCAAATCTGCAGGAGAACCAGTATGAAAGTCATGTGGTTACATACAGCCATACAGCCCATCTACTGGGCTTGTTCAAGCATCAGAAGCACGTTCAGCCAAAGTTTGTTTACATTCCGCAGCTTGGCGCGAAATCCTTGACTTTTCACCTTATATCCCATGATTCCTCAGCAATCCAAGCATGCGCAACAAAACCGGAAGTCAGTCTGTCAGGCGGGAAGTTCGGAAACGATAACTTCGTGCAGCTTCTGGTATGTGACTTTTCAAGTGTGAATCATAAGTGAATGTAGctttttttaacatttacgAGTTATGCCTTCTTGGTTCATATTGGGGAAAGAAATATTTGTCATGCAGTGTCCTCTCAGCCTCGCTATTTCTATATCCACCGCTCAGTAAATCGAGTAAAATTATTCACTTGACAGTGTTATCTACGTAGTTTCACAGCCTTACTAGTACTGTCGCCACACAGCTTGTCCTTTATCTTGTAGACTTGACCGACAACACAGGACACCACCATGCCGTGGGACGACATAGAAGTTGGTATTGGTGGAGACGAAACGGCAAACTTTGGTCAGCGCAATGAGAGCGGCCCTGGACTATACCAGGTGGACACACTCGCCACTGTGTCAAACAGTGGGAAGGTAAGGTTGACATTCTAAGTTTCATCTTCTATCCCACTTTTGTTATGTTATGATTCTAGGTCCACTTGTACTAGTAGAGATGTAGGCTGAGACAGGAATACTGTTCTCTCTAGTAGTTAAATCCATTGGTTTTGTATGCAGAAGAACTTGACAAGCATGGCGCTCAACATAATTCAGGAATAGAACAGGTGGATTGATCATGGAGCTTAGATCTATTGTTATTACTCCTAGAGGCTGAgcgagttactgtaaatgcatttaagttcgcggggatttaatttcgcggtagcagggaaaaggacttttcgggttggttttaatttcgcagtagcaccatgccctgtagtctcttactgccatggaaaaatgttcgcggtggttttaagttcgcggtgaagtgaccaccgcgaaaactgcgaacattaaaccaccgcgaaattttctgcatttacagtaatgtattTCATGATCACTAGGGCTAGCCTATGTACCATTACACATTATTACACTACTATTGAATTTGTACAAATTAGaaacacatatttgcagtgtcatgagTTACTCAGTTAGCAGTGGAAAGGTtgccaaaaaaagaaaaccacttcaaacatttcatgattttgcCATTTAAAGACTTGAGTTTACAGGTCAAAAGTCTGCAAGGAAGACAGGCTAAGGAAGTGTCaaaatgacatgttttccaGGTGACCCAGAACCCCCGACTGTATGCAGCCAGCTCCCAGCTGGGACTGTGCCTGGTGGCAGACTGTCAGGTCTCCCTGTTCACTGAGACTTGTGATGACCACTTGATCACCCTCACCTATGGTAAATTGTTATGTCTAAATTGTTTTATACATTCAGTTACGCATGTTCTGTATCAGTTATATAATTATGTTAAGTGCATGACTGAAGCTTTTTGATTATTTTATCAAAGAAGTCTTGGATTACGACCGCGTGGCACGTTGGTGCACCCGATCCCTCAATCTCgaaagttaagcaacgcgcggtccggacagtacttggatgggagtcccccaaccaaTGACGTCCGAATTTCtatagcctcacgaagttttccacgaaatcgtcttccgggagggacgtaaaacgggggtcccttgctcgaggaggtgcctcaaccacgttaaacagcctcattagagtcattacccacactttgggtacctactggctgcaaaatacacccgatattattatcattattattctataAAGATGAGAATGATATGTAGGTTTTCAGTTATTTTAACAGTAAAATTTTCTGACTCTCCAAACTTGTCATCATGTTCACTGTGACAGTCATTGGCCAATGATAGTTGAATTTCCTTGCAACAAAGACTTTGATGATAATTTTGTTGTGCAATGTTCAATAACAGAAGAAGggtgtattttgtattgaaaaCTAGTGTCTGTTCATTGAACAATGCtataaaatgttgttgttgaataTAATCAGAAAATGTTAAAGTTTGGTTTCaagctactagtacatgttgaTCCTGCCTTATCTAGGCTCCCCTGTGGATGCAGTGGTTTGCAGCCAGGACTCCCTGTTCCTGCTGATAGGAGAGAGCTCAGGCACTCTGCACATGATGGAGACAAGCACACAGACCATGCTGTTTTCGGAGGTGGACATTTTGATTTCATCAATTGGTTCCACATTATGTGGTTTAACACATTAGTTCCAGTGTCTAACCCATGGTCAGAATTTGACCAAAGAATAATGCTTATGTTTTCTTCCATCTGTATTGTAGAGTCTGGTGCCAGATCTGCAACCCGTCAATGGCAAGGCTTTCTGTGGAATAGATATCACCTTATCTGTAGAAGATGGTAGGTAAAATATTGATTCTTCAATATTGTATATCAAAGCGATAACAATATCTACCCTTATAAATGGCCCTCTTTCTAAAGCCTAGTGTGTATACTTTGCATTCATGTGTACTTGTTTTGTCAAAATTAAGATACCttattcattgtacatgtacgtatactGTGAGTTAAAATGACCAAGAAAACCAATCAGAGGACCAATTACAAATGTACTGGTAAAACCTGGTATGAATGGATAGGTGGttgctatagacaggattcttagtGCATTTGTCAATGGGAAGTTATCTGTTAGTATGTAGATGGCCAATTGAGCTAGTATGACAGGTGACTCATGCCTTTGATGATGATTGGAACAAGAAAGCTCACAACCATTTGTGTTTCTGTTCTTCCATGAGATGTTTCATTATGTCTGCTTCGTCTTCCAGATTCATATGACTTGACCATTCTAACCAGTGATGGCCGACTTGTCAGGTTCTCCAACATTGACCTGAAAGGCATTGCTAAAGGTCAGTTTGTCATTGTCCGTATGATGACCTAAGGTTGAATTACACATGTTCACAAACAGGAAGTTTGGGCAAAGGTCCCAGAACAATATATCTTTCCCTGCTATATGCATTGCTGTATCTTTATATAGaaattaggcctaggaaaaaaaatgttgtgtttcctgtttcagtcctgaaaaaattagggtcggtaggtaggggatatcttttttttttttgtaattttttttaggctagccaaaaatctagtgatacatattacaatacagttgaacaaaggaaactgaaatgtatgaggacacttgtctttcaatgtcaaactttgattttgtgcacaatagatacattaatccttcattagataggacaagcagactgtttttacttcaataggaagcagtctgaataaaaattctatctggaagctttgtgactccactgcccacccaaaaaaaagtctagggtcggcaggtttttctagggaaggtagggaaacaggaaacacaacattttttttcctaggcctcatAATGTACAGCAGTGCCAATAAAACAAAAGACAGTTCTCCTCACTCTATTTTCTCATTTGAACTGTTGTACAACACGACATCTGCATTTGCTAAATGATGTCAAAGTATGCACATCATGTAATGCACCTCTATAAATATAACCTCTTACATTTTTTCTATAGCTCTGGAGACCAAAGACTTCCCTACTGCTAAGAAGGTGAGTCATACTGTGTTATCCAATGACACTCTCTGAAATGAGCTAACAATGAGCCAGCTCTGTTGATGTCACTTTTCTACttctttacctccatgaaatgggAGGTATTGATCttgatgtgtctgtgtgtatgtatgtttccaTACTTATTTCGACATGCTAGGCACAAGTCACTAATAGGAAGTTAGGTCCATTGACCCAGAaaaggttatctcatttcctgtcttcagtTCCCTGCTATAAGCATGACTGTTGTCTTGTGGGAGCCAGTGAGAAAATACATTAGACAGAATCAATGAGAAGTTCACAATACtggataaaacaagaaattcaacTTGTTGTTCACTATGTCCTTTCAAGTTCTTACCATCTCCAATGTATCCCTCACAATGATCACTACTTTGTGTATAGATGCAAATGGAGTATAACTATAAgattatttgtacatgtacatgggcttGTCTTTCAGTTGAAGGACAGCATCCAAATGGAGATTGTTGATGCCAGCAGTGAACACACAGAGGAAGCAATATGTCTGAAGTGTCACAGCTGGGGGGCTGACACAGTCATCATTACTGGGGTAAACAACATCAGCGTTTACTACTGTAGATTCATTTGATTTCAAGGTAATGTTTGTATATCAGATATGCTCATTTCCTTGTGAGTGAAATATTTATTTTAATGTTTCAAACAATTGTAACTTTTGGGAGATTTGAAGTTTTTCCATACATAGCATCTTGTATTTGATTTCATTAAAATAAAATTAGAACTCGTTGTATGTCTTCTATGCTGAAACTATATACATATCACATCCTTGgaaatgccaaaaagcagttactcaaagcaactgaatatgatctTAAAAACTTTCAGACAACCATTCggtatcttttgtcagtgacactagtACTGTcgtttccgaaatcatatccagttgcttgagttgcTTTCAGGCGTACATGTATCTTAtcgcctggatgtctaaccctcatGGACACATCCATGGAAGTCTAAGACAACCGTTGCTTTTACTAATTTTAGGGAGCAGGTGATTCCACCATCTGTGTGTGGAGTAAGGAGGAAGACTCCACAGAACTTTTGACTAGCATTGACTCAACCCTTCTAGCAGGTAATCTATGCTACTGATGTATGGTTGTGACGGGACTTATTCTTACATGATTGATAAAGAGTCTTTCTTACTGTGCAGGGAAGTAAAAGGATAGCATGCCTAATTACTTAAAGGTTTTCAGTTGAATGTGATGCTTGCTGAACAAGTACTACGTGTAGTTGGTTAAACTGCTGATGTGAACGACAGTCAGGATCAGTCTATGTTGCTGTTTAGATTTGTAATGTGTATCATGAAACTAATGGTACAATGTAGGTGGGACAGGGTTTAACTTTGATGTCatctttgtttttctcttcaaaGGCTCTGCTGTCGTGAAGTGTGACTTCAAGGATAATTTCCTGTTCATGCTAACAAAGAAGGTGAGTATCTACTAGTATGTGGGTTGAAattctcattgatgagtttttttttatactgtAAAACTATAGTTCTGTTTGCTTTCACTATATTGCCAAGGAGTTGGTAAAAAGCTCAGAGCAGGTTATGCTTACTTTGATCTGCATGTATTGCAGCCCTTAAGTATTGACTCCCCTCAGGTCCTCATTGAATGTCCTCCTCCATGTGTTTTTTGGTCCTCCTCTCTTTCGTTTTCCCCCTGGAGGAATCCAAGTCATGGCAGTCTTGGAATGCCTGTGGTTTGGTAGGCGCAGGATGTGCCCTGCCAGCTGCATCCTCTTCCCTGTGATGATCTTGCTTAAGGGTTGGGTGTTGGCCCTTCTGAGGATTTCCTCGTTGGTGATGTGCTCTTGCCATCTAACCTTCAGGATTTTCCTCAAGTTCCTCTGGTGGAACACATCTAGCTTCTTGTTCAGTCTAGCTGAAGACTTCCATGTCTCACTGGCATATACTGCTGTGGGCAGGACTATACTGTTGTACAGGCGGAGCTTTGTGTCCAGGCTGATGGTACTGGTTGACCAGACCTTTCTGCTGACCATGGTTCTGTTTGCTTTCACTATATTGCCAATGAGTTGGTAAAAAGCTCAGAGCAGGTTATGCTTAATTTGATCTGCATGTATTGCAGCCCTTAAGTATTGAGTACAACTAAGTATTCCTTTGTTGCTTGTTTTTATCTGTTTTGCAGAACCAGTAAGCACACTGTTAGGCATAAGGCATTACCTATAACGTTCATGTTAAGACCAAAGTAAGATCTGACCCCATTGCACTTGGATGAACCCCTATAGCTACTTTTTTTGATAAGTGAGGTGGGTTCAAAAGTTTATCAAAGTTTATGTTTTGTCCAAGTCAAGAGGACGTCCCTAACAGAAGCTATTCACTTATGTTCACCTGAGTTGGGTGAGGTACAGATGTAATGCAGATGTGAAATGCCTTTACCAAGGGTACAACATTAGCGCAATCTAAGGATTTGAATCCAGAACCTCCTAACTCAAAGTCAACAACCTTGCTcacaagaccaccttgccatTTCTGTTGTCAGGGCATGCTGAGCCAGTGGGATGCACAGTCCCTCATCATGTTGAACAGGTGGCGTGGCATAGCTGTACAAGACTTCCTGCTGGTGGATGCCAGCAGTGTCCATTCACCAACCAAAAATGCGTGAGCAAGCCCACTCTTTCAGTTTCATTAGACAGatacaaatatacatgcttGTACATTCTGGGAATGCAAAAATAAttgacaatgttttgtttgtaacttttgAGGTGTGAAGTTAAGTTATCTGAAATGAGTTGTCATACTTTGAAAATTAGAAATTACTCCATTGGTCCAATCATGATCAAACTGTCAGTCACTAATGAAATAAGGTTGATGCTACCTGAACCGTCTGACCATTTTGCAAAATCTATCTGGTCGCATGAGTAATTACTCTCTTGCATATCTTTTCActtgtatgtctaaccttcattgacattgtGGTACTTCCATGTTTTGTCTTTTGGCAAAAGTTCATTGAATTCTTCAGAAATCATTGACATTAATTNNNNNNNNNNNNNNNNNNNNNNNNNNNNNNNNNNNNNNNNNNNNNNNNNNNNNNNNNNNNNNNNNNNNNNNNNNNNNNNNNNNNNNNNNNNNNNNNNNNNNNNNNNNNNNNNNNNNNNNNNNNNNNNNNNNNNNNNNNNNNNNNNNNNNNNNNNNNNNNNNNNNNNNNNNNNNNNNNNNNNNNNNNNNNNNNNNNNNNNNNNNNNNNNNNNNNNNNNNNNNNNNNNNNNNNNNNNNNNNNNNNNNNNNNNNNNNNNNNNNNNNNNNNNNNNNNNNNNNNNNNNNNNNNNNNNNNNNNNNNNNNNNNNNNNNNNNNNNNNNNNNNNNNNNNNNNNNNNNNNNNNNNNNNNNNNNNNNNNNNNNNNNNNNNNNNNNNNNNNNNNNNNNNNNNNNNNNNNNNNNNNNNNNNNNNNNNNNNNNNNNNNNNNNNNNNNNNNNNNNNNNNNNNNNNNNNNNNNNNNNNNNNNNNNNNNNNNNNNNNNNNNNNNNNNNNNNNNNNNNNNNNNNNNNNNNNNNNNNNNNNNNNNNNNNNNNNNNNNNNNNNNNNNNNNNNNNNNNNNNNNNNNNNNNNNNNNNNNNNNNNNNNNNNNNNNNNNNNNNNNNNNNNNNNNNNNNNNNNNNNNNNNNNNNNNNNNNNNNNNNNNNNNNNNNNNNNNNNNNNNNNNNNNNNNNNNNNNNNNNNNNNNNNNNNNNNNNNNNNNNNNNNNNNNNNNNNNNNNNNNNNNNNNNNNNNNNNNNNNNNNNNNNNNNNNNNNNNNNNNNNNNNNNNNNGTGCCA is a genomic window containing:
- the LOC118415199 gene encoding kinetochore-associated protein 1-like (The sequence of the model RefSeq protein was modified relative to this genomic sequence to represent the inferred CDS: added 57 bases not found in genome assembly), with protein sequence MPWDDIEVGIGGDETANFGQRNESGPGLYQVDTLATVSNSGKVTQNPRLYAASSQLGLCLVADCQVSLFTETCDDHLITLTYGSPVDAVVCSQDSLFLLIGESSGTLHMMETSTQTMLFSESLVPDLQPVNGKAFCGIDITLSVEDDSYDLTILTSDGRLVRFSNIDLKGIAKALETKDFPTAKKLKDSIQMEIVDASSEHTEEAICLKCHSWGADTVIITGGAGDSTICVWSKEEDSTELLTSIDSTLLAGSAVVKCDFKDNFLFMLTKKGMLSQWDAQSLIMLNRWRGIAVQDFLLVDASSVHSPTKNANLQSSLKIVLLTQPNENGKCHLQVHSLPGMQLVYSLELNQVAALVCAPASQETIFVIEGAHRDDAEDTSSSDALVSTLRLRCLTEALPDTRFHRLLHKKQYEEALKFAQSYELDVELVYKVKAQDILTQTDPWTQPQEDGQTTDQIFADLKDCLSHISDNGCVADICVQATLPTMQATYELLTYAEGRVNKKGGDSGLSEEELISRAAWQTKVLEALHRLGTFQVVFGPQLFRYDIMIFSVCLGK